The Hymenobacter sp. GOD-10R genome includes a window with the following:
- a CDS encoding sugar porter family MFS transporter: MKNRNVFFWSIVVALGGFLFGFDTAVISGAEKAIQQLWGLNLLEHGFTIAVALIGTVFGAMFGGIPSDKLGRRQTLIWIAVFYLVSALGAALTSNWYAFMAFRFLGGLGVGASSVTAPVYISEVAPAANRGRMVGMFQFNVVFGILIAYLSNYLLVNLGDNAWRWMLGVQAAPALAFFLLLFKVPESPRWLLSQGRVEEGRDVLRRIDPTTADQDVTTILTSNANDKADGGGESLLAGSYRKPMMLAVLFAVFNQVSGINAIIYFAPRIFEMTGLGKDSALLSSAGVGLVNLIFTMLGVNIIDKFGRRKLMLVGSFGLIATLGLVARAFYLKEFGEFGGMLVPMLLFVYIGFFAFSQGAVIWVFISEIFPNAVRAKGQALGSSTHWVMAAIITFTFPYFAEKLGGGNTFAFFCAMMVLQLLFVWRIMPETKGTSLEQLEKTLVIH; encoded by the coding sequence ATGAAAAACCGCAACGTCTTCTTCTGGTCCATTGTCGTCGCGCTGGGCGGCTTCTTGTTTGGCTTCGACACGGCCGTTATTTCCGGGGCTGAGAAAGCCATTCAGCAGCTCTGGGGCCTGAACCTGCTAGAGCACGGTTTTACCATTGCCGTTGCACTGATCGGGACGGTATTCGGCGCCATGTTCGGTGGTATTCCCTCCGACAAGCTAGGCCGGCGGCAGACGCTGATCTGGATTGCCGTGTTCTACTTGGTATCGGCCTTGGGGGCAGCCCTTACCTCCAACTGGTACGCCTTCATGGCTTTCCGCTTCTTAGGTGGCCTCGGGGTGGGCGCTTCGTCGGTGACGGCGCCGGTGTACATTTCGGAAGTGGCCCCGGCGGCTAACCGGGGGCGCATGGTGGGCATGTTCCAATTCAATGTGGTGTTCGGTATCCTCATTGCCTACCTTTCTAACTATCTGTTGGTTAACCTCGGCGACAATGCTTGGCGCTGGATGCTCGGCGTACAAGCCGCTCCTGCCCTCGCTTTTTTCCTGCTCCTGTTTAAAGTACCCGAAAGCCCCCGTTGGCTGCTGAGCCAGGGCCGCGTGGAGGAAGGCCGCGACGTGCTGCGCCGCATCGACCCTACCACCGCCGACCAAGACGTGACGACCATCCTGACCTCCAACGCCAACGATAAAGCCGACGGTGGCGGCGAATCATTGCTGGCGGGCTCCTACCGCAAGCCCATGATGCTGGCTGTGCTGTTCGCAGTGTTCAACCAGGTGTCGGGCATCAACGCCATCATCTACTTCGCCCCGCGCATTTTCGAAATGACTGGGCTCGGTAAGGATTCGGCGCTGCTGTCGTCGGCGGGCGTGGGGTTGGTGAACCTGATCTTCACCATGCTTGGCGTCAACATCATCGACAAGTTTGGCCGACGCAAGCTGATGCTCGTGGGCTCCTTTGGCCTGATTGCTACCCTAGGTTTAGTGGCTCGAGCGTTCTACCTGAAGGAATTCGGCGAGTTTGGCGGTATGCTGGTGCCGATGCTACTGTTTGTCTACATCGGGTTCTTCGCCTTTTCGCAAGGCGCGGTTATCTGGGTGTTCATCTCCGAGATTTTTCCGAATGCCGTGCGTGCCAAGGGTCAGGCCCTAGGTTCCTCAACGCACTGGGTGATGGCGGCCATCATCACGTTTACCTTCCCCTACTTTGCCGAGAAGCTAGGCGGCGGCAACACTTTCGCCTTTTTCTGCGCGATGATGGTGCTCCAGTTGCTGTTTGTGTGGCGCATCATGCCCGAAACGAAAGGCACTAGTCTGGAGCAATTGGAAAAAACGTTGGTAATTCATTAG
- a CDS encoding TonB-dependent receptor, with protein MQKSVLLARRLLLPTLLATTPMIVAAHPAGPGTALANAGAANDFWADIKVTGQVTDEKGAGLPGVTVVVKGTTNGASTDGDGKFALTMADNATLVVSSVGYLSQEVAVAGRTNITISLAPDTKALDEVVVTGYQTQRKADLTGAVAVVDVNQIKDMPAANPVSNLQGRVPGVSITSTGSPASTPTVRIRGIGTLGNNDPLYVIDGIPTREGINQINQNDIESIQVLKDASAASIYGSRAGNGVIIITTKKAKKGFSRVDFSTFFTAQKPGKSLKMLNTQDYGRVYWQAAVNDGNLNPTSQFYSFQQHLGPDGRPVLDQVVVPEFIDAAKSQRSANTDWFKETQQTALIQSYNLSLSNGGERGSMLLSVNYYDNVGTLKYTGFNRITARLNSDYNFFNNKLKIGENFTLVKSRQSEVAIDFVRDRSSQLPSIVPVHTVDGVGWGGPVAGMSDRDNPLRVLNDNKQNRSNTGRAFGNVFADLEVIKGLHLRSSFGIDYSLFKYRNIYKTYTSGFLSEANNRLTETNSFYGNWVLQNTLNYDLTLGTKHQLSFLAGSERISYYSESSYASRTNFASEDPNYMYLDAGAANKDNGGSATAYKLASLFGKVNYSFADKYLISGTLRRDGSSRFGADNRFGVFPAVSAGWRLSEENFLKTTVPAMTDFKLRAGWGQTGNQEINNFASRGLYQSLLGTLDPNFNYDQGTAYDINGNDTGLPSGYRRIQQPNPNLKWETTTQTNLGADFGFLQNKITGSVDYFVKNSKDILVNLPYLGAVGEGGDKYVNGASIQNKGWEFLLSYQNELSNKFAYNITGNISTYRNKLTFLPDEVINAYGGNGQDVTRLGHSINAVYGYVADGIYQNEGEVASHATQVGAAPGRIRYKDLNGDGKVDNFDQTWITEGVPNFTYGLNLGASYKGFDLQVFLQGVQGLDAYNNVKFRTDFASIASGENWGQRTLDAWSPTNTGSSIPAVTLINSNNEARASSYFVENGSYLKLRNIQLGYTLPTDLIGKAKLQAVRIYVQGQNLFTAKSKSFSGPDPELTNYYQYPIPVIFTTGLNVSF; from the coding sequence ATGCAAAAAAGTGTACTCTTAGCGCGGCGGCTTTTGCTACCCACGCTGCTAGCTACCACGCCTATGATCGTGGCTGCGCATCCCGCCGGGCCGGGAACTGCGCTTGCAAATGCTGGTGCTGCAAACGATTTCTGGGCTGATATTAAAGTGACTGGCCAAGTCACGGATGAGAAGGGCGCGGGCCTACCTGGCGTGACAGTGGTCGTGAAAGGCACCACCAACGGCGCCTCCACCGACGGCGACGGCAAATTCGCTCTCACCATGGCCGACAACGCTACGCTGGTCGTTTCTTCCGTGGGTTACCTAAGCCAAGAAGTAGCCGTGGCGGGTCGCACGAACATCACCATTTCGCTGGCCCCCGACACGAAAGCGCTAGATGAAGTGGTAGTAACCGGCTACCAGACTCAGCGCAAAGCTGACCTGACCGGCGCGGTGGCGGTAGTCGATGTAAACCAAATCAAAGACATGCCGGCGGCCAACCCCGTCAGTAACCTGCAAGGCCGGGTGCCGGGCGTCAGCATTACGAGTACCGGCTCGCCGGCCAGCACCCCTACGGTTCGCATCCGCGGCATCGGCACCCTCGGCAACAACGACCCGCTCTACGTTATCGACGGCATCCCCACCCGCGAGGGCATCAACCAGATCAACCAGAACGACATTGAGTCGATACAGGTGCTGAAGGATGCTTCGGCGGCTAGCATCTACGGTTCACGAGCTGGTAACGGCGTGATTATCATCACGACCAAGAAAGCCAAGAAGGGCTTTAGCCGGGTTGATTTCTCGACCTTCTTCACCGCACAAAAGCCTGGCAAGAGCCTGAAGATGCTCAACACCCAGGACTACGGCCGGGTGTATTGGCAGGCGGCCGTGAACGACGGCAACCTCAATCCTACCAGCCAATTCTACTCCTTCCAGCAGCACCTAGGTCCCGACGGCCGGCCCGTACTCGACCAAGTCGTTGTGCCGGAATTTATAGACGCGGCCAAATCCCAGCGCTCGGCCAACACCGACTGGTTTAAGGAGACGCAGCAAACTGCCCTGATTCAGTCGTATAACCTCAGCTTGAGCAACGGTGGCGAGCGGGGTAGCATGTTGCTGTCGGTGAACTACTACGACAATGTGGGCACGCTGAAATACACGGGCTTCAACCGCATCACGGCCCGCCTCAACTCCGACTACAACTTCTTCAACAACAAGCTGAAGATCGGCGAAAACTTCACATTGGTGAAGTCTCGGCAGTCGGAAGTGGCTATTGATTTCGTACGCGACCGGTCGAGCCAGCTGCCGTCTATCGTGCCCGTGCACACCGTGGACGGCGTGGGTTGGGGCGGCCCCGTGGCAGGCATGAGCGACCGGGACAACCCGCTGCGGGTGCTGAACGACAACAAGCAGAACCGCTCCAACACTGGCCGGGCCTTCGGCAACGTGTTTGCTGACCTGGAAGTGATAAAAGGCCTGCACCTACGCAGCAGCTTCGGCATCGACTACTCGCTGTTCAAGTACCGCAACATCTACAAAACCTACACGTCTGGCTTTCTATCGGAGGCCAACAACCGCCTGACGGAGACCAACAGCTTCTATGGTAACTGGGTGTTGCAGAACACCTTGAACTACGACCTAACCCTAGGTACCAAGCACCAGCTGAGCTTCCTAGCGGGCAGTGAGCGCATCAGCTACTACTCAGAAAGCTCCTACGCCTCGCGCACCAACTTTGCCAGCGAAGACCCGAACTACATGTACCTAGACGCCGGCGCGGCCAACAAGGACAACGGCGGCTCCGCCACGGCTTACAAGCTAGCTTCTCTCTTCGGCAAGGTCAACTACTCTTTCGCCGATAAATATCTGATTTCGGGCACGTTGCGCCGTGATGGTTCGTCCCGCTTTGGTGCCGATAACCGCTTCGGGGTGTTCCCGGCCGTATCGGCGGGCTGGCGCCTCAGCGAGGAGAACTTCCTGAAGACAACAGTGCCCGCCATGACGGACTTCAAGCTGCGCGCCGGTTGGGGGCAGACGGGTAACCAAGAGATTAACAACTTCGCCTCGCGTGGTCTGTATCAGTCGCTGCTCGGTACGCTCGATCCGAACTTCAACTACGACCAGGGCACAGCCTACGACATCAACGGCAACGACACCGGCCTACCTTCCGGTTACCGCCGCATTCAGCAGCCCAACCCGAACCTGAAGTGGGAAACCACTACCCAGACCAACCTAGGTGCCGACTTCGGCTTTCTCCAGAATAAGATTACTGGTTCCGTCGATTACTTCGTGAAGAACTCCAAGGACATCTTGGTGAACCTGCCTTACCTAGGGGCAGTGGGCGAAGGCGGCGACAAGTACGTGAACGGCGCTTCCATTCAGAACAAAGGCTGGGAATTCTTGCTGAGCTACCAGAATGAGCTGAGTAACAAGTTTGCCTACAACATCACCGGCAACATCTCCACGTATCGCAACAAGCTCACCTTCCTGCCCGACGAAGTGATCAACGCCTACGGCGGTAATGGCCAGGATGTCACGCGCTTAGGCCACTCCATCAACGCGGTGTACGGCTACGTAGCCGATGGAATCTACCAGAACGAAGGCGAAGTAGCTAGCCACGCCACACAAGTGGGCGCTGCCCCCGGCCGCATTCGGTACAAGGACCTGAACGGCGACGGCAAAGTCGACAACTTCGACCAAACCTGGATTACGGAAGGAGTGCCCAACTTCACTTATGGCCTGAACCTAGGTGCCAGCTACAAAGGCTTTGATCTGCAAGTGTTTCTGCAAGGCGTGCAGGGCCTCGACGCGTACAACAACGTAAAATTCCGCACCGACTTCGCCTCCATTGCCTCGGGCGAAAACTGGGGTCAGCGCACCCTCGACGCTTGGTCGCCGACAAACACGGGCTCTTCTATCCCAGCCGTCACGCTCATCAACAGCAACAACGAAGCTCGCGCCTCCAGCTACTTCGTCGAAAACGGCTCTTACCTGAAGCTGCGTAACATTCAGCTCGGCTACACGCTGCCCACCGACTTGATCGGCAAAGCCAAGCTCCAAGCCGTGCGGATTTACGTGCAGGGTCAGAACCTGTTCACCGCCAAGAGCAAATCCTTCAGCGGCCCCGACCCGGAGCTGACCAACTATTACCAGTACCCCATCCCGGTCATTTTCACTACTGGCCTCAACGTATCCTTCTAA
- a CDS encoding hybrid sensor histidine kinase/response regulator: MKKILLVDDSEQDRMLYKRYLGKHAECGTFETFEAGSGTEALAQFKALRPDCVLLDYNLLDTDGLTLLKELGALAPADSLCVVMITGGGNERLAVSALNGGALDYLVKQQFDKELLCKTVLHAIEKNEWRQSVARHHQELEDVNRQLRASVESLTEARQHIHHQNKLLTLANQELATTNQELARTNADLDNFVYAASHDLRQPVHNLRGLFEELSRTATFNDPDASQIWRLLDDSLRALTTTITDLADVVQVARQSGEQAAEPVVMAELADHVLQTLHPQLKAAQADVQTDFSALPELTYVRSNLRTILLNLLANSLKYRHPERPARVQVCTYLVADQPVLEVKDNGLGMNMQLHGKELFQLFRRFHPQASSGTGVGLFLVNRLVQSQNGYIEVDSKVGEGTTFRVYLRAAESGKSANEKHASHQIIINQR, encoded by the coding sequence GTGAAAAAGATTTTACTCGTTGATGATAGCGAGCAAGACCGCATGCTCTATAAGCGGTACTTGGGGAAGCACGCCGAATGTGGCACATTTGAAACGTTCGAAGCAGGCTCTGGTACAGAAGCACTTGCTCAGTTCAAAGCCCTGCGCCCCGATTGCGTATTGCTCGATTATAACCTCTTAGATACCGACGGCTTAACGCTGTTGAAAGAGCTAGGTGCGCTAGCGCCGGCTGATAGCCTGTGCGTCGTTATGATTACGGGCGGCGGCAATGAGCGACTGGCAGTCAGCGCGTTGAATGGGGGAGCTTTGGATTATCTGGTGAAGCAACAGTTCGACAAAGAACTGTTGTGTAAGACCGTGCTGCATGCCATCGAGAAAAACGAGTGGCGCCAGAGTGTAGCGCGCCATCATCAGGAACTGGAAGACGTAAACCGCCAGTTGCGCGCTTCCGTGGAAAGTCTGACGGAGGCGCGGCAGCATATCCATCACCAGAATAAGCTGCTGACGCTTGCCAACCAGGAGCTGGCTACGACCAACCAAGAGCTAGCCCGCACCAACGCCGACCTCGACAATTTCGTGTACGCGGCCTCCCATGATTTGCGGCAGCCGGTGCACAACCTACGTGGGTTGTTCGAAGAGCTGTCCCGCACGGCCACCTTCAACGACCCAGATGCGTCGCAAATCTGGCGGCTGCTCGATGACTCATTGCGCGCGCTCACTACCACCATCACCGATTTGGCGGATGTAGTGCAGGTAGCTCGCCAATCCGGGGAGCAGGCTGCCGAGCCCGTCGTGATGGCCGAGCTAGCTGACCATGTGCTGCAAACGCTGCACCCGCAACTAAAAGCCGCGCAAGCCGATGTACAAACTGATTTTAGCGCCCTGCCAGAGCTGACGTATGTACGCAGCAATCTGCGCACGATCTTGCTCAATCTGCTAGCTAACTCGCTGAAGTATCGGCACCCCGAGCGGCCGGCGCGCGTGCAAGTGTGCACCTACCTAGTTGCCGACCAGCCCGTGCTGGAGGTGAAAGACAACGGCCTAGGTATGAATATGCAGCTGCACGGCAAAGAGCTTTTTCAGCTATTTCGGCGCTTTCATCCGCAGGCCAGTTCGGGTACGGGCGTAGGACTGTTTCTCGTCAACCGCTTGGTGCAGTCGCAAAACGGTTATATTGAAGTAGATAGTAAGGTAGGAGAGGGTACAACATTTCGCGTGTACCTGCGGGCAGCAGAGTCTGGGAAGTCAGCCAACGAAAAACACGCCTCGCACCAGATCATCATCAATCAACGCTAG
- a CDS encoding carbohydrate kinase has protein sequence MPNTIVCFGETLWDVLPTGKQPGGAPFNVAIHLHQLGQSVELISRIGDDDLGKELVDFLHERGLHTNFMQQGHTHLTGVVKANVDDRNEVVYKIVQPVAWDYIQYDETLSDLVSEADMFVFGSLAARTPATRETLYRLLQQAKFKVFDVNMRPPHYTREVVQYLLEHCDLVKMNHHELAEILAWFGKNADDDSALEWLAQRFGLQAVCVTLGADGAQLWTKGQLYHSPGFSVEVKDTIGSGDAFLAALLTGWQAGLAPEECLRRACATGALVATYQGATPVLSEADVTQLLTQSTINS, from the coding sequence ATGCCTAATACCATCGTCTGTTTTGGTGAAACCCTTTGGGACGTGCTCCCCACCGGCAAGCAGCCCGGCGGCGCGCCCTTCAACGTAGCCATTCATTTGCACCAGCTTGGCCAGTCGGTTGAGCTTATCAGTCGGATCGGCGACGACGACCTAGGCAAGGAACTGGTAGATTTTCTGCACGAACGCGGCCTGCACACCAACTTCATGCAACAAGGCCATACCCACCTCACGGGCGTGGTGAAAGCCAACGTGGATGACCGCAACGAAGTGGTTTACAAAATTGTACAGCCCGTCGCCTGGGATTATATTCAGTACGATGAGACGCTGAGCGACCTTGTCAGCGAGGCCGATATGTTCGTGTTTGGCAGCTTAGCCGCCCGCACCCCTGCCACGCGCGAAACGCTCTACCGCTTGTTGCAGCAAGCTAAGTTCAAGGTGTTCGACGTGAACATGCGCCCGCCGCATTACACCCGCGAAGTAGTGCAATACCTATTGGAGCATTGCGACTTAGTAAAGATGAACCACCACGAGCTAGCCGAAATTCTGGCGTGGTTTGGGAAGAATGCCGATGACGACTCGGCACTGGAGTGGCTGGCGCAACGCTTCGGCTTACAGGCCGTGTGCGTGACCCTAGGTGCCGACGGCGCCCAGCTCTGGACCAAGGGCCAACTGTACCACAGCCCCGGCTTCTCCGTGGAGGTGAAGGACACCATTGGCAGCGGCGACGCCTTTCTAGCGGCTTTGCTTACGGGCTGGCAAGCTGGTCTTGCGCCGGAAGAATGTCTGCGCCGCGCCTGCGCTACGGGCGCACTAGTAGCTACCTACCAAGGTGCCACGCCCGTCCTTTCCGAAGCCGACGTCACTCAGTTGTTGACTCAATCGACCATAAATAGCTAA
- a CDS encoding glycoside hydrolase family 32 protein, producing MKKTILLALAFAGLASRSHAQNATPPATPQYRPAYHFSPAAHWMNDPNGMVFYQGTYHLFFQYYPGAMVWGPMHWGHATSTDLVKWQEQPIALYPDSLGYIFSGSAVVDSKNTSGFGKNGQTPLVAIFTHHDPKEEKKGTNKHQNQSLAYSLDAGKTWTKYAGNPVLKNPGIQDFRDPKVSWHEASKKWVMTLATKDRITFYASPNLKDWTKLSEFGEKLGAHGGVWECPDLFPLTLNGKTHWVLIVNLNPGGPNGGSATQYFVGNFDGKTFTPSSTKTKWADYGPDDYAGVTWNNTGNRRIFLGWMSNWEYANQVPTSPWRNATTVPRELALQQVGQDIYLTSQPVKELSKLAQPSVTLKDVTVSKEYDLASKIKNTGDKFQLKLSTKQLASFSLVLSNSKGEELAIGYDKAKNQYFIDRTKAGQSGFSNKFAGRHTAPRLATTPGTDLTLLFDASSVELFADQGLTVMSELFFPSEILSTLKLKSAGAFTVQELGYTNMTPPLK from the coding sequence ATGAAAAAGACAATCTTGTTGGCGCTGGCCTTCGCAGGCTTGGCGTCGCGTAGTCACGCGCAAAACGCCACGCCTCCTGCTACGCCCCAATACCGTCCGGCCTACCATTTCAGCCCGGCCGCGCACTGGATGAACGACCCCAACGGCATGGTATTCTACCAGGGCACCTATCACTTGTTCTTTCAGTACTACCCAGGTGCTATGGTGTGGGGGCCCATGCACTGGGGCCACGCCACCAGCACCGATTTGGTGAAGTGGCAGGAACAACCTATTGCGCTTTATCCTGATAGCCTAGGCTACATCTTCTCGGGTAGCGCCGTGGTGGACAGCAAGAACACCTCGGGCTTTGGCAAAAACGGCCAAACGCCACTGGTAGCCATCTTCACCCACCACGACCCGAAGGAGGAGAAGAAGGGCACCAACAAACACCAAAACCAGAGCCTAGCCTACAGCCTCGACGCGGGCAAAACTTGGACGAAATACGCCGGCAACCCGGTGCTCAAGAACCCTGGCATTCAGGATTTCCGCGACCCAAAAGTGAGCTGGCACGAAGCCAGTAAAAAGTGGGTGATGACCCTTGCCACGAAGGACCGTATAACATTCTATGCCTCGCCAAACCTGAAGGACTGGACCAAGCTCAGCGAGTTTGGCGAGAAGCTGGGGGCCCACGGCGGCGTGTGGGAATGCCCGGATTTATTTCCTCTTACGCTCAACGGTAAAACCCACTGGGTACTCATCGTCAACCTAAACCCCGGCGGGCCTAACGGTGGCTCGGCTACGCAGTACTTCGTCGGCAACTTCGACGGCAAGACATTCACTCCGAGCAGCACCAAAACCAAGTGGGCCGACTATGGTCCCGACGACTACGCCGGCGTAACATGGAACAACACCGGCAACCGCCGCATTTTTCTGGGGTGGATGAGCAATTGGGAGTACGCCAACCAAGTACCGACGTCACCCTGGCGCAACGCCACCACCGTGCCCCGCGAGCTAGCTTTGCAGCAAGTAGGCCAGGATATTTACCTGACCTCACAACCCGTAAAGGAGCTTAGCAAGCTAGCCCAGCCCAGCGTTACCTTGAAGGATGTTACGGTATCGAAGGAGTACGACCTAGCCTCGAAAATCAAGAATACAGGCGACAAGTTTCAGCTAAAGCTCAGCACCAAGCAGCTGGCTAGCTTCTCGTTGGTACTATCGAACAGCAAGGGAGAGGAACTGGCCATCGGCTACGACAAGGCGAAGAACCAGTATTTTATCGACCGCACCAAGGCCGGACAAAGCGGCTTCAGCAACAAGTTTGCGGGTCGTCATACGGCCCCACGCCTCGCCACCACGCCCGGCACCGACCTCACCCTCCTCTTCGATGCTAGCTCGGTGGAATTGTTTGCTGACCAAGGCTTAACGGTGATGAGCGAGCTATTCTTCCCCTCAGAGATATTATCTACGCTCAAGCTAAAATCGGCTGGCGCCTTCACGGTGCAAGAGCTAGGTTATACCAACATGACGCCGCCGCTTAAATAA
- a CDS encoding RagB/SusD family nutrient uptake outer membrane protein — MKTIKSGVLALSLLTLSFGCSDKKFLEVDPKGSLTNEDLNTPANIDKQVIAAYSQLGNDVYTAPYTSMWPYGNVRGGDAYKGGNGTADVDAFHFYETFSFNRVDIGNTDQVWFLLFIGISRANDALRRLDAVSEAAMPTKAIRQAEARFLRGHFYFLLKELFKQVPYIDETVPTDQYNTVSNVALTSDQLWDKIAEDFRFGVANLPATQPEIGRANKSAAQAYLAKTLLFQAYKQSDNNTVTGTDPAKLQEVVTLTDAVIASGKYSLHPDFATNFLTAGDNGVESVFAIQFSRNDGTPKGRTDRGNQLNYPMNPDYGCCGFHQPSQNLVNAFKTDAQGLPLFTTFNNSDLSAAVDFQRNTVDPRLDHSVGIPSHPYKYDPAFIFQTSWLRDQNTYGVFMSMKENVLPSDPSFQKTPPFMSTSKNWTIIRFADVLLWKAEALIELGRQTEALPIINQIRQRAQNSTARLKTTSGQPISNYKIGLYSAAQWNQQYAREALRFERRLEFALEGYRFFDLVRWGIAGDYLNTYFDKEKVKRPHLKDARFTKGRDEYLPIPLNQINFSKGVYKQNHGW; from the coding sequence ATGAAAACGATCAAATCCGGCGTGCTGGCGCTTTCGCTCCTAACGCTTTCCTTCGGCTGTTCCGATAAAAAATTCCTGGAGGTGGACCCCAAAGGCTCCCTCACCAACGAAGACCTGAACACGCCCGCCAACATTGATAAACAAGTCATTGCGGCGTACTCGCAGCTTGGCAACGATGTGTATACCGCTCCCTACACATCGATGTGGCCCTACGGCAACGTGCGCGGCGGCGACGCCTACAAAGGCGGCAACGGTACGGCCGACGTAGATGCCTTTCACTTCTACGAAACCTTCTCCTTCAACCGCGTCGATATTGGCAATACGGACCAGGTGTGGTTCCTGCTCTTCATCGGCATTTCCCGCGCCAACGATGCCTTGCGCCGCCTCGACGCGGTCAGCGAAGCAGCCATGCCCACGAAAGCTATTCGGCAGGCGGAAGCCCGGTTTTTGCGCGGGCACTTCTACTTCTTGCTGAAGGAGCTGTTCAAGCAGGTCCCTTACATCGACGAAACGGTGCCCACCGACCAGTACAATACCGTTTCGAACGTGGCCCTGACCAGCGACCAGCTATGGGATAAGATTGCCGAGGATTTCCGCTTTGGGGTGGCTAACCTGCCCGCTACGCAGCCCGAAATCGGCCGCGCTAATAAGTCAGCGGCCCAGGCCTACCTAGCCAAGACGCTGCTATTCCAGGCCTACAAGCAGAGCGACAACAACACCGTGACGGGCACCGACCCGGCGAAGCTCCAAGAAGTCGTGACGCTCACCGATGCAGTTATTGCCTCGGGCAAATACTCGCTGCACCCTGATTTTGCCACCAACTTCCTCACGGCCGGTGACAACGGCGTGGAATCGGTGTTCGCCATTCAGTTTTCGCGCAATGACGGTACGCCCAAAGGCCGCACTGACCGCGGCAATCAGCTGAACTACCCCATGAATCCGGACTACGGCTGCTGCGGCTTTCACCAGCCTAGCCAGAATCTAGTCAACGCCTTCAAGACGGATGCTCAGGGCTTGCCGCTGTTCACCACTTTCAACAACTCGGACCTAAGCGCCGCCGTTGATTTTCAGAGGAATACCGTCGATCCACGCCTCGACCACTCGGTGGGCATCCCGTCGCACCCCTACAAGTACGACCCCGCGTTCATCTTCCAAACTTCGTGGCTGCGCGACCAGAATACTTATGGCGTGTTCATGTCGATGAAGGAAAACGTGCTGCCTTCCGACCCTAGCTTTCAGAAGACGCCGCCGTTCATGAGCACTTCGAAAAACTGGACCATCATCCGCTTCGCCGATGTACTGTTGTGGAAGGCCGAAGCCCTCATTGAGCTAGGTCGCCAAACGGAAGCCCTGCCCATCATCAACCAAATCCGGCAGCGTGCCCAGAACAGCACGGCCCGCCTAAAAACCACCAGCGGACAGCCCATTTCCAACTATAAAATCGGCCTCTACAGCGCCGCTCAGTGGAATCAGCAGTACGCCCGCGAGGCCCTGCGCTTCGAACGCCGCTTGGAGTTTGCCTTGGAAGGTTACCGCTTTTTCGACCTGGTGCGCTGGGGCATCGCCGGCGACTATCTGAACACCTACTTCGACAAGGAGAAAGTGAAGCGTCCGCACCTGAAAGATGCCCGCTTCACCAAGGGCCGCGACGAGTACCTCCCGATTCCGCTGAACCAAATCAACTTCAGCAAAGGCGTTTACAAGCAGAACCATGGCTGGTAA